A region of the Bryobacteraceae bacterium genome:
AAAGGAGAACCAGCGTGAGCACGGTGCGAAACGGCCGCGCCGGAAGCAGCGTCGCCAGCCACGCGCCCGCCAGCGCGCCGGGGATTCCGCCGAGGCAGAGCGCGCGGAACACGGCGTGGTCCACGTTGCCGGCGGCCAGATGCATGGAGCCGGCCGCAGCGGCCAGCCCGAGTCCGAAAACAAGATCCGTGCCGACGACGGCCGCCGGGGCAAGCCGCGTGCACTGCATCAGCGCGAGATTGCCCAGCGCGCCGGCGCCGGCCGATGAGAACCCGACTTCCAGTCCGATGGGCGCGCCGATCGCGGCCAGCCAGGCGCGCCGACGTGCCCCTGCGGAGGCGCGGCCCGGACGCAGCGTACGGCACAGGCTCACCAGCGCAAGAGCCACCACGGTGGCCCCCACGCCGACCAGCACCGCAGGCCGCAGATGGGAGGCGCGCATGGCGCTGTGCAGCCGGACGCCGGCCCACGCTCCCGGAAACCCGCCCGCCAGCATCAGCGCCGCTGCCCGCCAGTCCACGGCCCGGCGCAGGACGTAAACCGGCGCCGCCAACAGCTTTACCACGGTGACAAACAGCAGCGCCGTCCCGACGGCGGCCGCCGGTTCCAGGCCGAAGAGGAGGATCAGCACCGGCGTCATCAGGACGCCGCCGCCGACCCCTGTCAGCCCCACCGCCAGCGCCACGAGAAATCCGGCCAGACTCATCATGGCCGGGGCTCCCGGTCGAAGGTGTGAATGCCGCACTCGAGCTTCGCACCACCCCAGCGGCCCGAGCGCGGGTTGTCTGGATCGGCGGGCTTTGCCGTGCACGGCTGGCATCCGATGCTCACGTAGCCCTTTTCGTAAAGCGGCAGCAGCGGGATATCGTTGGCCGTGCAGTAGGCCAGGACGTCGCGCCACGTCCAGAAGGCCAGCGGATTCAGCTTTACGATCGGGCGGCCGGACGGCAGCCGGTGGGTCTCTTCGATTTCCAGCGCCGCACGCGTTGGCGACTGCTGGCGCCGCAGCCCGGTGATCCAGAGACGGTACGGCTCCAGGCCTTCCAGCAGCGGCTCGACTTTCCTCATCCGGCAGCAGCGGTTCGGGTCCGTCTGATACAGAAGCCCGAAGCCCGCTTCCTGCTCGGCGACGGAGATTCGCGCGCGCAGGTTCACCAGCCTCAGGCCCCACTCGGCGGCCACTCGGTCGCGGTAGGCGAGCGTTTCCGGGAAATGGTAGCCGGTGTCCAGAAACAGCACCGGCAGGTCCGGCCGGAGCTGGCGCGCCAGGTGCAGCACAGCCATGTCCTCGGCCTGGAAACTGCACGTCAGGCAGGCATCCGGATAATGGGCCAGCGCCTGGCGCAGCGCATCGCGGGCCTGGTCGAGCACGTTCATGCCGCGTCCTCCTTGTGCGCAAGGATGAGGTTTTCGATTACGGTCCTGGCCTCGCCGCGGCGGCCGCTCCGGAGCAGCTCGAGGGCGGGCGAATCAGCGATCCGGTACCAGAGCTTTCTCCGAACGGAAAAGTCCCGGAACCGCGACGAAATAACGGGCCGGAATTCTGCGGCCAGATCCAGAAATTCGGCGTATTCCTCGTCAAATAGGGTAGCCAGTTTTTCACGAATGCGGACTGCAAGCGCCGGGCATTTTCCGCCTGTGGAAACGGCAAGGACAAGGCTCCCCTGGCGATGAACCGAGGGCAGCAGGAACCGGCAGCGGGGCGGATCATCGGCGGCGTTGAACAGCGCCCCGGCCGCCTCGGCGGCCTCTGCGAAGGCGGCATTGGCGGCCGGGTCGGCCAGCGTGCTGATCACCAGCCGGAACGCCTTCACGTCTTCCGGCACGGGCCGGCGCCGCCGCCATTCGAACGCCCCCTCTCCGGCGCGGGCGCGCAGGACCGGTGTCGCCTCTTCGCTGATCAGCACGAGCCGCGCGCCTGTTTTTTCGAACAGGCGCACCTTCTCTTCGGCCATCGGACCGCCGCCGAGCACCGCGCACGGCCAGCCGCGCAGGTCGAGCATGACCGGAAACAGCGCGTTCATGCTGGCGCCTCCAGAAACCGCGTCCGCAAGGCTTCCATTCCGATGCGGTGGCAATAGTCGCCAAACGACTCCTGAGAGCGGCGTTCCCGAATCC
Encoded here:
- a CDS encoding UPF0721 transmembrane protein, which codes for MMSLAGFLVALAVGLTGVGGGVLMTPVLILLFGLEPAAAVGTALLFVTVVKLLAAPVYVLRRAVDWRAAALMLAGGFPGAWAGVRLHSAMRASHLRPAVLVGVGATVVALALVSLCRTLRPGRASAGARRRAWLAAIGAPIGLEVGFSSAGAGALGNLALMQCTRLAPAAVVGTDLVFGLGLAAAAGSMHLAAGNVDHAVFRALCLGGIPGALAGAWLATLLPARPFRTVLTLVLLYLGSHLVWDGVRSLAR
- a CDS encoding phosphoadenylyl-sulfate reductase; the encoded protein is MNVLDQARDALRQALAHYPDACLTCSFQAEDMAVLHLARQLRPDLPVLFLDTGYHFPETLAYRDRVAAEWGLRLVNLRARISVAEQEAGFGLLYQTDPNRCCRMRKVEPLLEGLEPYRLWITGLRRQQSPTRAALEIEETHRLPSGRPIVKLNPLAFWTWRDVLAYCTANDIPLLPLYEKGYVSIGCQPCTAKPADPDNPRSGRWGGAKLECGIHTFDREPRP
- a CDS encoding precorrin-2 dehydrogenase, translating into MNALFPVMLDLRGWPCAVLGGGPMAEEKVRLFEKTGARLVLISEEATPVLRARAGEGAFEWRRRRPVPEDVKAFRLVISTLADPAANAAFAEAAEAAGALFNAADDPPRCRFLLPSVHRQGSLVLAVSTGGKCPALAVRIREKLATLFDEEYAEFLDLAAEFRPVISSRFRDFSVRRKLWYRIADSPALELLRSGRRGEARTVIENLILAHKEDAA